A window of the Lagopus muta isolate bLagMut1 chromosome 1, bLagMut1 primary, whole genome shotgun sequence genome harbors these coding sequences:
- the CNMD gene encoding leukocyte cell-derived chemotaxin 1, with product MAEGSEKVPIARAGPEDVEQGLPPAYTAAVPPPGPGRLLKAGATVLIAGALLLLAGAIGAFYFWKATERQVYNVHYTMSINGKVQDGSMEIDAGNNLETFKTGSGSEEAVEVHDFQIGITGIRFAGGEKCYIKAQPKARVPEVDAMTKASLSSDLEDEIMPVRFDENSLIWVAADEPIKHNGFLSPKILELCGDLPIFWLRPTYPKDKQRERREMKRNKRQSESNFDAEDTAAAVKEVNTRSTPTQLIQELGPQPNETRPMQQESDQTLNPDNPYNQLEGEGMAFDPMLDHLGVCCIECRRSYTQCQRICEPLLGYYPWPYNYQGCRTACRIIMPCSWWVARIMGVV from the exons ATGGCCGAGGGCTCGGAGAAGGTACCCATCGCCCGAGCGGGGCCCGAAGACGTGGAGCAGGGCCTGCCGCCC gcgTACACGGCAGCAGTGCCCCCTCCAGGGCCAGGGCGGCTGCTGAAGGCAGGGGCCACAGTGCTCATCGCTGGggcccttctgctgctggctggggccATCGGCGCCTTCTACTTCTGGAAAGCCACCGAGAGGCAG GTGTACAACGTTCACTATACCATGAGCATTAATGGAAAAGTGCAGGACGGATCGATGGAAATAGATGCCGGAAACAACTTAGAGACATTCAAAACAGGAAGCGGGAGTGAAGAGGCTGTTGAAGTTCATGATTTCCAGATT GGCATCACCGGCATCCGATTTGCTGGAGGAGAGAAGTGTTACATCAAGGCCCAGCCCAAAGCTCGCGTGCCTGAGGTGGATGCCATGACCAAGGCCAGCCTGTCCTCTGACCTG GAAGATGAAATCATGCCTGTTAGATTTGATGAAAACTCTCTTATCTGGGTGGCTGCAGACGAGCCCATCAAGCACAACGGTTTCCTAAGCCCCAAAATTTTAGAGCTTTGTGGGGATCTTCCGATTTTCTGGCTTCGACCTACATATCCCAAAG ataaacaaagagaaaggagagaaatgaagagaaataaacGCCAGTCCGAGTCAAACTTCGACGCAGAagacacagcagctgctgttaaaGAAGTGAACACCAGGTCCACCCCCACCCAGCTGATTCAAGAGCTTGGCCCCCAGCCTAATGAAACCAGGCCAATGCAGCAAGAAAGCGACCAAACACTTAACCCAGACAACCCATACAAT CAACTGGAAGGTGAAGGGATGGCTTTTGACCCCATGCTGGACCACCTAGGCGTGTGCTGCATCGAGTGCAGGCGAAGTTACACGCAGTGTCAGAGGATCTGTGAGCCTCTGCTGGGCTACTACCCGTGGCCATACAACTACCAGGGCTGCCGCACCGCCTGCCGTATCATCATGCCCTGCAGCTGGTGGGTCGCTCGCATCATGGGCGTTGTGTGA